A window from Spiroplasma endosymbiont of Aspidapion aeneum encodes these proteins:
- the oppB gene encoding oligopeptide ABC transporter permease OppB, translating into MEVEEKKQVDEENITMEGLDNTVISQLQNLISREGDIVSRRSKGIGTYLAKIGFKFHLLNQKRQDYFLRKPLLGYSIKRLIFAMITFYLAIAIVYIMISSVVSNSTIMQNVDLKEYSQEGGVGGPKYMEILNGKKNAMGLDLPLFQQVLNWWLNISFIIPFSYVNGHYVHQWFYLGTVLSTNISTEGSSVWDTLRESMPISFKIGFLGFLSAFTIGIPLGILCARYKNKSPDKVINTISIFLQSVPAIIVVSIVFVLAVSEWNASATYETGGFSTKIYAFITMFILVLPQIVIDVRRYVVDEMTAEYTNFAKSKGLGSGYIFVVHVFRVAGVRVLRIVPTALILSLFGSSILTETYWNVHGMSRLILLGVTYRDLYICLGYITISAIFGIITSLFADLLTAWLDPRVSLIK; encoded by the coding sequence ATGGAAGTAGAAGAAAAAAAACAAGTAGATGAAGAAAATATAACCATGGAGGGTTTGGACAATACTGTAATTTCGCAGTTACAAAATCTAATCTCAAGAGAAGGGGATATTGTTAGTCGAAGAAGCAAGGGTATTGGAACATACTTAGCAAAAATTGGTTTTAAATTTCATCTTTTGAATCAAAAAAGACAAGATTATTTTTTAAGAAAACCATTGCTTGGGTATTCAATAAAAAGACTTATTTTTGCGATGATAACATTTTATTTAGCGATCGCAATTGTTTATATTATGATAAGTAGTGTTGTTTCAAACTCAACTATCATGCAAAATGTTGACCTTAAAGAGTATTCACAGGAGGGTGGTGTTGGTGGCCCTAAGTATATGGAAATACTTAACGGTAAAAAAAATGCAATGGGTCTTGATTTACCATTATTCCAACAAGTCTTAAACTGGTGGTTAAACATATCATTTATAATACCATTTAGCTATGTTAATGGTCATTATGTTCACCAATGATTCTATTTAGGAACAGTATTGTCTACAAACATATCAACTGAGGGTTCAAGTGTTTGAGATACTTTACGTGAATCTATGCCAATATCATTTAAGATAGGTTTTTTAGGATTTTTAAGTGCATTTACAATTGGTATTCCCTTAGGAATATTATGTGCAAGATATAAAAATAAATCACCAGATAAAGTAATAAATACTATTTCAATCTTTCTTCAATCTGTTCCCGCAATAATTGTTGTTTCAATTGTCTTTGTTTTAGCTGTGTCTGAATGAAATGCTAGTGCTACTTATGAAACAGGTGGGTTTTCTACAAAAATATATGCATTTATTACGATGTTTATACTTGTTCTCCCACAAATTGTAATTGATGTTAGACGTTATGTTGTTGATGAAATGACAGCAGAATATACAAATTTTGCAAAATCAAAAGGTTTAGGTAGCGGATATATATTTGTTGTCCATGTCTTTAGAGTTGCTGGTGTTAGAGTTTTAAGAATAGTCCCAACTGCATTAATATTGAGTTTATTTGGATCAAGTATTTTAACAGAAACATATTGAAATGTTCATGGTATGAGTAGATTAATATTATTGGGTGTTACTTATAGAGATCTATATATTTGTTTGGGCTATATTACTATTTCTGCAATCTTTGGTATTATAACATCACTATTTGCAGATCTTTTAACTGCTTGATTAGACCCGAGAGTTAGTTTAATAAAATAG
- the oppC gene encoding oligopeptide ABC transporter permease OppC — protein MKKILEKNIWEELSSQYNDYDLYKEKQIDKVEEGSKFDKKYDVLFKVRNFEKKDSEKISGTRYNYWKAVFKSVMKSKSFIVCLLLLILTISLAIIIPWGKPAGADSLSAKPDGDLNPEAPSSKHIFGLGVYGDDYWIQMWYGTRTTLLFTLFVASIQIFLGIFLGSIWGYYRKIDVMFIEFTRLLNIIPTIILWLVIIFVFNSYSIAVIVFAVSITSWIDLANVIRTQIILIKNSEYNIASHTLGSSGPKIIKRNILPKILPVVTQTACYAVPMAISIDATLSYYGFGFVSQVSLKNASLGSILQQVFQDDFWKQYPHLLIFPAIFITGISSLFFIMGKVFADSLDPKNHN, from the coding sequence ATGAAGAAAATATTGGAAAAAAATATATGAGAAGAATTATCTTCTCAATATAATGATTATGATTTATATAAAGAAAAACAAATTGATAAAGTTGAAGAAGGAAGTAAATTTGATAAAAAGTATGATGTTTTGTTCAAGGTTAGAAACTTTGAAAAAAAAGATTCTGAAAAAATAAGTGGCACAAGATATAATTATTGAAAAGCTGTTTTTAAATCTGTTATGAAGTCAAAATCCTTTATTGTTTGTTTACTATTATTAATATTAACCATTTCACTAGCAATTATCATTCCATGAGGTAAACCAGCTGGGGCTGACTCTTTATCTGCAAAACCAGACGGTGATTTAAATCCTGAAGCTCCATCAAGTAAACATATTTTTGGATTAGGAGTTTATGGGGATGATTATTGAATTCAAATGTGATATGGAACTAGAACAACGTTATTATTTACATTGTTTGTTGCCTCAATTCAAATTTTTCTAGGAATTTTTTTGGGAAGTATTTGAGGTTATTATCGAAAAATTGATGTTATGTTTATAGAGTTTACTAGATTGTTAAATATTATTCCAACAATAATATTATGATTGGTTATTATATTTGTTTTTAATTCTTATTCAATTGCTGTTATTGTCTTTGCTGTGTCGATTACTAGTTGAATTGATTTAGCAAATGTTATTAGAACCCAAATTATTTTAATTAAAAATAGTGAATATAATATTGCCAGCCATACATTAGGTTCAAGTGGACCAAAAATTATTAAAAGAAATATTTTACCAAAAATTTTACCAGTTGTAACACAAACAGCATGTTATGCTGTTCCAATGGCAATATCAATCGATGCAACACTATCATACTATGGATTTGGTTTTGTTTCTCAGGTTTCATTAAAGAATGCTAGTCTTGGATCAATTCTTCAACAAGTATTTCAAGATGACTTTTGAAAGCAATATCCACACTTATTAATTTTCCCAGCTATATTTATTACTGGTATTTCTTCATTATTCTTTATAATGGGAAAAGTATTTGCCGATTCACTAGACCCTAAAAATCATAATTAG
- a CDS encoding oligopeptide/dipeptide ABC transporter ATP-binding protein — protein sequence MNSKKILSFNGIETQFQVRGQILNTIRNIDFDIYDKELVAIVGESGSGKSVLTKVITSMIDNNGYVKSGSVKYYPTQEARDDVETGFREPIDFIDLHKAVVSRQTKLNFVKIISKQIKYLQKEIKIISNLNKELIETRLAVFKEKLDMYIKRHNLNSKKSDSIYKKMESIREKISRFVFLNKITIDEEFKEKTILELNLTIEKLKKEIIYYLPFSNEKKEILKTAASIYQKYISSNEYDVESLDDLSKQIQSQDFLFNWEKEIIKYNDEIKNKKVDIDELYIIINKYGYLGNKKHKNIRKGKKEIQKLRGATVAVIPQDPMTSLNPLLSVGWQICEVLRKHSNMSKKQARLRAIELLEEVGIANAKKRYKDIPGDYSGGMRQRVVIAIALACMPRILICDEPTTALDVTVQSTILKLIKSLQMKHNFTTIFITHDLGVVANIADRVAVMYAGQIIECGKTKEVYYNPQHPYTWALLSSLPQLGEKGEDLYTIYGNPPSLKNKIIGDAFAPRNEFALDIDFVHSPPKFNVSSSHWARTWLLDKRAPKINVPKKIELLKKKMSK from the coding sequence ATGAATTCAAAAAAAATATTGTCATTTAATGGAATTGAAACTCAGTTTCAAGTTAGAGGACAAATATTAAATACAATAAGAAATATAGATTTTGATATTTATGATAAAGAACTAGTGGCAATAGTTGGAGAATCTGGTAGTGGAAAATCAGTATTGACAAAAGTTATTACAAGTATGATTGATAACAATGGTTATGTAAAATCTGGTAGTGTAAAATATTATCCAACACAAGAGGCAAGAGATGATGTTGAAACAGGATTTAGAGAACCGATTGATTTCATTGATCTTCACAAGGCTGTTGTTTCTAGACAAACAAAATTAAATTTTGTAAAAATTATAAGTAAACAAATAAAATATTTACAAAAAGAAATTAAAATTATATCAAACTTAAATAAAGAATTAATCGAAACTAGATTAGCAGTTTTTAAGGAAAAACTTGATATGTATATAAAAAGACATAATCTTAATTCTAAAAAATCAGATTCAATATATAAAAAAATGGAATCAATTAGAGAAAAAATTTCAAGATTTGTATTTTTAAATAAAATTACAATAGATGAAGAATTTAAAGAAAAAACTATTCTAGAATTAAATCTAACAATTGAAAAATTAAAAAAAGAAATTATATACTATCTACCTTTTTCAAATGAAAAGAAAGAAATCTTAAAAACAGCTGCAAGTATTTATCAAAAATATATTTCATCTAATGAATATGATGTAGAATCTTTAGATGATTTGTCAAAACAAATTCAATCACAAGATTTTTTATTTAATTGAGAAAAAGAAATAATAAAATATAATGATGAAATTAAAAATAAAAAAGTTGATATTGATGAATTATATATTATAATCAATAAATATGGTTACCTTGGAAATAAAAAACATAAAAATATTCGAAAAGGTAAGAAAGAAATTCAAAAATTAAGAGGAGCAACGGTTGCTGTTATTCCCCAAGACCCAATGACAAGTCTTAACCCATTACTATCTGTTGGCTGACAAATATGTGAGGTTTTAAGAAAACATTCTAATATGTCCAAAAAGCAAGCGAGATTAAGAGCGATTGAACTTTTAGAAGAAGTTGGTATTGCTAATGCTAAAAAAAGGTACAAGGATATTCCTGGAGATTATTCTGGAGGGATGCGCCAAAGAGTTGTAATTGCAATCGCTCTAGCTTGTATGCCTAGAATATTAATTTGTGACGAACCAACGACAGCTTTAGATGTAACTGTTCAATCTACAATCTTAAAATTAATAAAATCATTACAAATGAAACACAATTTTACAACAATATTTATTACTCATGACTTGGGAGTTGTTGCAAATATTGCAGATCGTGTTGCTGTTATGTATGCTGGCCAAATTATTGAATGTGGAAAAACAAAAGAAGTTTACTATAATCCACAACATCCATATACTTGAGCTCTATTATCTAGTTTGCCCCAATTGGGAGAAAAAGGTGAAGACCTTTATACAATTTATGGTAACCCACCAAGTTTAAAAAACAAAATTATTGGTGATGCATTTGCTCCACGTAATGAGTTTGCATTAGATATCGATTTTGTTCATTCACCACCAAAATTCAATGTTAGTTCTTCTCATTGAGCAAGAACTTGGCTTCTTGATAAAAGAGCTCCAAAAATCAACGTTCCAAAAAAAATAGAATTACTAAAGAAAAAAATGAGTAAATAA
- a CDS encoding ATP-binding cassette domain-containing protein: MKTNKKIVLTVRDLEVIYYSRGKAFRAVKNANFVVYKGETLGIVGESGSGKTTIGRTIVGINKASSGQVYLNASLIAGREPNLRRLYNKNLKQLDEIWTNIKMLQKYLVKVTRTIINVDNTSTTDALKIFSLIKRRVNYLFSIATDIINLINNLYEMLDSLKKYVIAINEFKMRLNEKEMTYYVNKIDFLIGSIAKGKLIINDMYIATKEIYTIVKEKQNDNALNFIAKKLLVIRNTINAFDKQKAEMFGVFFSMQWLFETDEQRKKLKDKFIKNATIDNAKAEKYKLAIDLIDKFDLEITNIWDVIANAILEKKDFVKNKKQELENKIASKNLSDEEIKVLKDEYENIVHNEIKSTKDKNIHKLIQMIYQDPGSSLNERMSIRDILVEGISNFPELYKNEGVYNATISAHNELLNDDENKWTIEDIKPADALDFLVDKMMDRVNLLPEHLSRYPHEFSGGQRQRIGIARSLIMKPELIIADEPISALDVSIRAQVLNLMKKFREEHNLTYIFIAHDLSLMKFVADRVLVIYKGDIVESGNSELLFKNPVHPYTKALLKSVPLPNPDDSIIDRDIEDYDAKKEHYDYLLDLPRVYEVEKDHFVYFNEREYNQWKNSRKEKK, from the coding sequence ATGAAAACAAATAAGAAAATAGTTCTTACAGTTAGAGATTTAGAAGTGATATATTACTCTAGAGGAAAAGCCTTTAGAGCAGTTAAGAATGCTAACTTTGTTGTTTACAAAGGTGAAACCTTGGGAATAGTTGGTGAATCTGGAAGTGGAAAAACAACAATTGGAAGAACAATTGTGGGAATTAATAAAGCAAGTAGTGGACAAGTTTATTTAAATGCTTCTTTAATTGCTGGCCGTGAACCAAATTTAAGAAGATTATATAACAAAAACTTAAAACAGTTAGATGAAATATGAACAAATATTAAGATGTTGCAAAAATACTTAGTGAAAGTAACTAGAACAATAATAAATGTTGATAATACATCAACAACAGATGCTCTAAAAATATTTTCATTAATTAAAAGAAGAGTAAATTATTTATTTTCAATAGCAACAGATATAATTAATCTAATTAATAATCTCTATGAGATGTTAGACAGTTTAAAAAAATACGTTATTGCAATAAATGAATTTAAAATGCGCCTTAATGAAAAAGAAATGACCTATTATGTAAATAAAATTGATTTCTTGATTGGGTCAATTGCAAAAGGTAAATTAATAATCAATGATATGTATATTGCAACAAAAGAAATATATACAATTGTAAAAGAAAAACAAAATGATAACGCTTTAAATTTTATTGCAAAAAAATTACTTGTTATTAGAAATACAATTAATGCTTTTGATAAACAAAAAGCAGAAATGTTTGGGGTCTTTTTTTCAATGCAATGATTATTTGAAACAGATGAACAACGTAAAAAACTTAAAGACAAGTTTATAAAAAATGCAACTATTGATAATGCAAAAGCTGAAAAATATAAATTAGCAATTGATTTAATTGATAAATTTGATTTAGAGATAACAAATATATGAGATGTTATTGCTAATGCTATTTTAGAAAAAAAAGATTTTGTTAAAAATAAAAAGCAAGAATTAGAAAATAAAATAGCCTCAAAAAACCTATCAGATGAAGAAATTAAAGTTTTAAAAGACGAGTATGAAAACATAGTTCATAATGAAATTAAATCAACAAAAGATAAAAATATTCATAAATTAATTCAGATGATATATCAAGACCCTGGGAGTTCGTTAAATGAGAGAATGTCAATTCGAGATATTTTAGTTGAGGGAATTTCAAACTTTCCAGAATTATATAAAAACGAGGGAGTCTATAATGCAACGATTTCTGCTCACAACGAATTACTAAATGACGATGAAAACAAATGAACAATCGAAGACATTAAACCAGCAGATGCATTAGATTTTCTAGTTGATAAAATGATGGATAGAGTAAACCTTCTTCCCGAACATCTATCTAGATATCCCCATGAGTTTTCTGGAGGACAAAGACAAAGAATTGGAATTGCAAGAAGCTTAATTATGAAACCAGAATTAATTATTGCAGATGAACCCATTTCAGCGCTTGATGTTTCTATTCGAGCCCAAGTTTTAAATTTAATGAAAAAATTTAGAGAAGAACACAATTTAACATATATTTTTATTGCCCATGACCTTTCGCTAATGAAATTTGTAGCAGATAGAGTTTTGGTTATTTATAAAGGGGATATTGTTGAATCTGGTAATTCTGAATTATTATTTAAAAACCCAGTTCACCCTTATACAAAAGCACTATTAAAATCTGTACCATTACCAAACCCAGATGATAGTATCATTGATAGGGATATTGAAGACTATGATGCTAAAAAAGAACATTATGATTATTTATTAGATTTACCCAGAGTTTATGAAGTTGAAAAAGATCATTTTGTCTATTTTAACGAACGTGAATATAATCAATGAAAAAACTCTAGAAAGGAGAAAAAATAA